The Podospora pseudopauciseta strain CBS 411.78 chromosome 2 map unlocalized CBS411.78m_2, whole genome shotgun sequence genome has a window encoding:
- a CDS encoding uncharacterized protein (antiSMASH:Cluster_5; EggNog:ENOG503Q4XA; COG:S), which produces MAGSENKQATQLLQAQRAQIRDEQTFGWLRNRFSSQAGTEFSHREINKVLTEVVESDGSLGVVKALLSLGADVNFVRRRNSTTWTKIAQRHQNNERSDILLRATIKCRPETVHVLAAHADQQNLDSVLHHAIARGNLAIIRTLLDHGASPVYLHDDFQGAVFRDNVDLIEVLLSGHHLPCLACRSTGLRLAVANGSVDVIRLLLNHWADVNYGDGIALIRAVEDSRPDLVAALISGPVKASPRTLDTAVNKATNNLDTFGYEMVGMCLAAGAAGPATTHLITDGLIETIRRRDVQLLETIIRHRRIPEEYEGFALVETIRTGQVDVLAMLLGLDPSSQSLTIAVSQAVKVNDNDERYGIIERLIDAGAQGPCVAEALISIVHCLVSDSKRGDSAARDRDLCLFNLILYDGKADVNHRKGEALQVAVRSSCEDIAEQIVDREPSPEALGAALGWAMGTEDKDQKRRLVELLVRHPIDEVASGKALVEVFKNDFGNTELIQLLLTRASVNYNNGEVFIYAIRSFRPETFHLVLGQGISYKALFTLLMEALRAPRTDRRALLGEVMSRLQLDHLNMALKHVVLEPKPDLALAKTLLDSGAEPTHDNGVCIKNAACNLERDLLHLLAGYAGKVPELFTQAFAAILSRGKQWIAFEHVDTIRIILKHGASPQIASRAMMDVVDQLACNNDQATLSRAFLDSLFAAGADVNCENGKAVGTAASRGDPLLLDYLLKQKADATSATLALSAAIMAHHSESVLLQILNVMAQPGLPTDFNHSLPGMPHPPIILILKSYGDSVAIVHRLVRAGCRLESTVWAVCDTEKDAQAEVEPVTVLMWALLQKDEMISKDVIEALICHGCKYLASCDNKDILTELADLSYTTPVSKTTPFLVAVKSGRVDVVEMLLSYGAKVSVKDNLGRSSLFFASRAGDIDMMKTLLQHNPSVNDGSLHEAARNFHPEAMKLLLDAGHDVNYRSTKHGGRTALGEVALKATTPHDIALADESLDILASVDASPLLKVRGKTVIFLALDNQNNEAITRVLLDRLLYKTLNSHENTFQEGIYHYSPTMYIMKGILLGPRSPALVQMLQDHGVEDRFYATIEETQPADAVGLPEEIRDYERERRAWEQRNRRVEESHGNELRRVTEKATVHAQIEEQKHSRSVRYKEEHSQQGRKERSLNHQQATFLKADRHQNDSQIKISEANVQSGVRWQKHNDNLAMVDQKRSASLAHRQRAHVQHIEERRQKNTVALEHKELRHAKSLAQMQDLHRQRWEEKENFNYQQLQFQSQRKLQEAEFRQRQREANLNAYAVRNQIDGEGARGRHELKMTELRTQRGNIIGQVNLEELRRWKQEGGMAGQVQGQAQRLLA; this is translated from the exons ATGGCCGGTAGTGAGAACAAACAGGCAACTCAGCTCCTCCAGGCTCAGCGAGCCCAGATCCGTGACGAACAAACATTCGGCTGGCTCCGAAACCGATTTTCATCTCAGGCCGGCACAGAGTTCAGCCACCGCGAGATCAACAAGGTCTTGACCGAGGTGGTAGAGTCAGATGGGTCGCTAGGGGTTGTCAAGGCTTTGCTCTCCCTTGGTGCCGACGTCAACTTTGTCCGCCGCCGAAACTCAACCACATGGACCAAGATTGCTCAACGACATCAGAACAATGAGCGGAGTGATATACTTCTCCGCGCCACCATCAAATGCCGACCGGAAACAGTCCATGTTCTCGCAGCCCATGCCGACCAGCAGAATCTCGACAGTGTCCTCCATCACGCGATAGCCAGGGGCAACTTGGCGATTATCCGTACACTGTTGGATCACGGAGCAAGCCCTGTTTACCTACACGATGATTTTCAGGGCGCCGTTTTCCGCGACAACGTGGATCTTATCGAGGTTCTCCTCTCGGGACATCATCTGCCGTGCCTGGCCTGCCGGTCGACTGGACTTCGACTGGCGGTAGCAAATGGCTCGGTCGATGTCATACGTCTTTTGCTGAACCACTGGGCAGACGTCAACTACGGTGATGGTATCGCACTTATCCGCGCTGTGGAGGATTCTCGACCAGATCTCGTGGCGGCATTGATCTCTGGACCAGTGAAGGCCTCGCCACGAACTCTAGACACAGCTGTCAATAAGGCAACCAACAACCTTGACACCTTTGGCTATGAGATGGTAGGAATGTGCTTGGCAGCCGGTGCGGCTGGTCCAGCGACGACACACCTGATCACGGACGGCTTAATCGAGACCATAAGACGGCGGGATGTTCAGCTCCTGGAAACCATCATCCGACACAGACGAATCCCCGAAGAGTACGAAGGTTTTGCGTTGGTGGAAACAATCCGGACTGGTCAAGTGGACGTTTTGGCCATGCTTCTTGGGCTGGACCCCTCCTCGCAGAGTCTTACGATTGCGGTTTCGCAGGCCGTGAAAGTCAACGACAACGATGAGCGATACGGGATTATTGAACGTCTGATCGATGCGGGAGCCCAAGGTCCCTGTGTGGCAGAAGCGCTGATCAGCATTGTCCATTGTCTGGTTTCTGACTCTAAGCGTGGCGATAGCGCTGCGAGGGACAGGGACCTGTGTCTATTTAATCTGATCCTGTATGACGGAAAGGCCGATGTCAACCATCGAAAGGGCGAGGCTTTGCAAGTCGCTGTACGATCCTCGTGTGAGGACATCGCAGAACAAATTGTGGACCGAGAGCCATCACCGGAGGCACTTGGTGCCGCGCTTGGCTGGGCGATGGGTACTGAGGACAAGGATCAGAAACGCCGTCTGGTTGAACTACTGGTTCGCCACCCTATCGACGAGGTTGCCAGTGGGAAAGCGTTGGTGGAAGTGTTCAAGAACGACTTTGGCAATAC GGAGTTGATACAACTACTTCTCACACGTGCATCGGTAAACTACAACAATGGAGAGGTCTTTATTTACGCAATCCGAAGCTTTCGCCCCGAGACCTTTCACTTGGTTCTAGGTCAAGGTATCAGTTACAAGGCCTTGTTCACGCTACTCATGGAGGCGCTCCGTGCCCCAAGAACGGATAGGAGGGCGTTGTTGGGTGAGGTCATGAGTCGGCTTCAGCTTGATCATCTCAATATGGCGCTCAAACATGTGGTTTTGGAACCAAAACCGGATTTGGCACTCGCCAAAACGCTACTTGACTCTGGGGCAGAGCCAACTCATGACAATGGCGTGTGTATCAAGAACGCGGCTTGTAATCTTGAACGTGACCTGTTGCATCTATTGGCAGGGTACGCTGGGAAGGTTCCGGAGCTTTTTACACAGGCCTTTGCCGCTATTCTCAGCCGAGGCAAGCAGTGGATTGCGTTTGAACATGTCGACACTATCAGAATTATTTTGAAACATGGCGCTTCCCCCCAGATTGCCAGCAGGGCGATGATGGACGTGGTGGACCAGCTCGCTTGTAACAATGATCAAGCTACTTTGTCAAGGGCCTTTCTGGACAGTCTCTTTGCCGCGGGAGCCGACGTAAACTGCGAAAACGGAAAGGCTGTTGGCACGGCGGCATCAAGGGGcgaccctctcctcctcgattACTTGCTGAAGCAAAAAGCCGATGCCACTTCCGCAACACTGGCTCTTTCTGCCGCCATTATGGCTCACCACTCTGAGTCTGTTCTTCTCCAAATTCTCAACGTCATGGCTCAACCAGGTTTGCCTACCGACTTCAATCATTCCCTTCCCGGCATGCCGCACCCGCCGATCATTCTCATTCTCAAGTCTTATGGAGACTCGGTTGCGATTGTCCATCGTCTGGTGAGGGCTGGATGTCGTCTAGAGTCTACTGTTTGGGCCGTTTGTGACACAGAAAAGGATGCTCAGGCCGAGGTTGAGCCTGTCACTGTGCTGATGTGGGCGCTGTTGCAAAAGGATGAGATGATTAGCAAAGATGTTATTGAAGCTCTCATCTGCCATGGATGTAAGTATCTCGCCTCTTGTGACAACAAAGACATTCTAACGGAATTAGCCGATCTTTCATACACCACCCCGGTCTCGAAAACGACGCCCTTTCTCGTGGCTGTCAAATCTGGGAGAGTTGATGTTGTGGAGATGCTCCTCAGCTACGGGGCCAAGGTCAGCGTGAAGGATAACCTTGGTCGGTCGTCGCTCTTCTTCGCGTCTCGCGCAGGGGACATCGATATGATGAAGACGCTGCTTCAACATAACCCTTCTGTTAATGACGGGAGTCTCCATGAGGCGGCTCGCAACTTTCACCCTGAAGCGATGAAGTTGCTTCTCGATGCTGGTCACGATGTCAATTATCGCTCCACGAAGCATGGCGGCCGAACTGCACTGGGCGAGGTTGCTCTCAAGGCAACAACGCCGCATGACATTGCCCTTGCGGATGAAAGTCTTGACATTCTCGCCTCTGTCGATGCCAGCCCTCTGCTCAAGGTGCGCGGCAAAACTGTCATATTCCTCGCCCTGGATAATCAGAACAACGAGGCCATCACGCGAGTTCTGCTCGACCGACTGCTTTACAAGACCCTCAACAGTCACGAGAATACGTTCCAGGAGGGCATCTATCACTATTCTCCGACGATGTACATCATGAAAGGGATCCTCCTTGGCCCGCGCTCGCCGGCCTTGGTACAAATGCTTCAGGACCACGGTGTTGAGGACAGGTTTTATGCCACCATCGAAGAGACGCAGCCAGCTGATGCTGTTGGCCTCCCAGAGGAGATTCGCGATTATGAGCGGGAGCGACGAGCCTGGGAGCAGCGCAATCGTCGTGTGGAGGAAAGTCACGGTAATGAGCTGAGACGGGTGACGGAAAAGGCGACGGTGCACGCCCAGATTGAGGAGCAAAAGCACAGCCGCAGCGTGCGGTACAAAGAGGAACACTCCCAACAGGGGCGCAAGGAACGCAGCTTGAACCACCAGCAGGCAACTTTCCTCAAGGCAGATCGACATCAGAACGACTCGCAGATCAAGATCAGTGAGGCGAATGTTCAATCGGGGGTCCGATGGCAGAAACATAACGATAATCTCGCCATGGTGGACCAGAAACGGAGTGCGTCTTTGGCTCATCGCCAACGGGCCCATGTGCAGCATATTGAAGAGCGCAGACAGAAGAACACTGTCGCGCTAGAGCACAAGGAGCTGAGACATGCAAAGAGTTTGGCGCAGATGCAGGATTTGCATAGGcagaggtgggaggagaaggaaaactTTAACTATCAACAGTTGCAGTTTCAGAGTCAGAGGAAGTTGCAGGAGGCGGAGTTtaggcagaggcagagggaggCGAACTTGAATGCGTATGCGGTGAGGAATCAgattgatggggagggggccaGGGGGAGGCATGAGTTGAAGATGACGGAGTTGAGGACACAGAGGGGGAATATTATTGGGCAGGTTAacttggaggagttgaggaggtggaagcaggagggggggatggctGGGCAGGTACAGGGACAGGCACAGAGGTTGTTGGCGTAG
- a CDS encoding uncharacterized protein (antiSMASH:Cluster_5; SMCOG1005:Drug resistance transporter; SMCOG1005: EmrB/QacA; EggNog:ENOG503NUY9; COG:U) produces MITAPEYFLSKATELFSLRGCFPLDITTARMTSSDIERHDTDDNELLNSIRDDQPLLRAPDEETWSPPRGFLWIQVAIMSNVFLYGFDGTITAATYAIISSEFDAANNASWLTTSYLLTSTAFQPLYGRVSDIFGRRVCFFISTVTFALGCLGCGVAGNVVLLNCMRALTGFGGGGLMTMATIVNSDMIPFRKRGMYQALQNGMFGFGAICGASFGGTIADGIGWRWCFLLQVPISAFALVVGALVIKNPEGGFDLGQGVRDIWTKVDFSGALLLVLAISIQLVGLSLGGNELPWGSPWVIASLVGSAVLFVLFLVVESRTRAIPIIPLRLIKGKFPLLVEFANICVGLSAYAYLFNLPLFFQVVLLDSATAAGARLAIPSLATPIGGLIAGVVMSRWGKLLTLVRTGAFLMVIGNALVTSLGFEDSAWKYYVYIFPANLGQGIVYPGILFTSLATFDHADHAVSASTVYLIRSLGTVYGVAVTSAILQTTLSIRLPDALGEIPDKWRIVEEIRHSVSAIRDLPPDIQLKARHVYFEGLRYSFATSTAVAVAAVCAALLAKGSNLRSTT; encoded by the exons ATGATCACGGCGCCAGAATATTTTCTCTCCAAGGCGACAGAATTGTTCAGTCTCAGAGGCTGCTTCCCACTTGACATCACGACAGCGAGAATGACGTCATCAGATATAGAGAGGCACGACACGGACGACAATGAGCTCCTCAACAGCATCAGAGAcgaccaacccctccttcgTGCCCCAGACGAGGAAACATGGTCGCCCCCTCGGGGGTTCCTCTGGATACAAGTCGCCATCATGTCGAATGTTTTCCTGTACGGATTCGacggcaccatcaccgcaGCGACCTACGCCATCATCAGCTCCGAATTTGATGCGGCGAACAATGCCTCCTGGCTTACCACGTCGTATCTCCTTACCAGCACTGCGTTCCAGCCGTTGTACGGAAGGGTTTCTGACATCTTTGGCCGCCGTGTGTGCTTCTTCATCTCGACTGTGACTTTTGCATTGGGATGTCTTGGTTGTGGGGTTGCTGGGAATGTGGTGCTGCTTAATTGTATGAGGGCTTTGActggttttgggggtggtgggttgatgACTATGG CCACCATTGTCAACTCGGATATGATCCCGTTCCGCAAACGGGGTATGTACCAGGCTCTTCAGAACGGCATGTTTGGATTTGGAGCTATTTGTGGTGCTTCTTTTGGTGGAACTATTGCCGATGGTAttggttggagatggtgctTCTTGCTGCAAGTGCCCATCTCTGCTtttgctcttgttgttggtgccTTGGTAATCAAGAACCCCGAAGGAGGGTTTGACTTGGGTCAGGGGGTTCGAGATATCTGGACCAAGGTGGACTTTTCGGGCGCACTGCTGCTGGTTTTGGCCATCTCTATTCAGCTTGTTGGTCTGAGTCTTGGGGGGAATGAGCTGCCATGGGGGAGTCCGTGGGTCATTGCCTCCTTGGTGGGTAGTGCCGTTTTGTTCGTCTTATTTCTGGTGGTGGAATCGAGGACTCGGGCCATCCCCATCATTCCGCTGCGTCTGATCAAGGGCAAATTCCCTTTGCTGGTGGAATTTGCCAATATCTGTGTTGGGTTGTCAGCCTACGCG TACCTCTTCAACCTTCCACTATTCTTTCAAGTTGTGTTGCTGGACTCGGCTACGGCTGCCGGTGCTCGGCTCGCCATCCCATCCCTCGCCACGCCTATTGGCGGCTTGATAGCCGGTGTTGTCATGTCAAGATGGGGCAAGCTCCTCACTCTGGTACGCACTGGAGCGTTCCTCATGGTTATAGGAAACGCCTTGGTGACCTCACTCGGTTTTGAGGATTCAGCTTGGAAGTACTACGTGTACATCTTCCCGGCAAATTTGGGTCAAGGCATTGTTTACCCAGGCATTCTGTTTACCTCTTTAGCTACCTTCGATCATGCCG ACCATGCCGTTTCAGCCTCGACGGTGTACTTGATCCGATCGCTAGGAACAGTCTATGGAGTGGCAGTGACATCTGCAATCCTCCAAACCACGCTCAGCATTCGGTTACCCGATGCTTTGGGCGAGATACCAGATAAATGGAGA ATTGTCGAAGAGATCCGTCATTCGGTGTCGGCCATCCGAGACCTGCCGCCCGACATCCAACTCAAGGCACGACATGTCTACTTTGAAGGCCTTCGATACTCGTTTGCGACATCTACTGCGGTGGCAGTCGCGGCTGTGTGCGCTGCCCTCCTGGCCAAGGGATCGAATCTTAGGAGCACGACATAA